One stretch of Caloenas nicobarica isolate bCalNic1 chromosome 2, bCalNic1.hap1, whole genome shotgun sequence DNA includes these proteins:
- the TP53INP1 gene encoding tumor protein p53-inducible nuclear protein 1 isoform X3, whose amino-acid sequence MFQRLNNMLMGEINSLSSQEPEFSEKEDDEWILVDFIADACTNCSVEEADITEASVVDGSPVFSCLPSPLEHLPEASESCFIQFESCPMEESWFITPPPCFTAGGLTTIKVETSPMENLLIEHPSMSVYAVHNTCHSLNETGCGDEEFHSPGSPRAKKSCLRHTGTTGGPK is encoded by the exons ATGTTCCAGAGGTTAAATAACATGCTCATGGGAGAGATTAATAGCTTGTCCAGCCAAGAGCCAGAGTTCAGTGAGAAAGAAGATGACGAGTGGATTCTGGTTGACTTTATAG CAGACGCTTGCACTAATTGCTCTGTGGAGGAAGCGGACATCACTGAAGCATCGGTCGTGGATGGCTCACCCGTCTTCTCTTGTTTACCGTCCCCCTTGGAACACTTGCCAGAGGCCAGCGAGTCTTGCTTCATCCAGTTTGAGTCATGTCCCATGGAGGAGAGCTGGTTTATCACCCCACCCCCATGTTTTACTGCAGGTGGATTAACCACTATCAAGGTGGAAACCAGTCCGATGGAGAACCTCCTCATAGAGCATCCCAGCATGTCTGTGTATGCTGTCCACAATACCTGTCACAGCCTTAATGAGACTGGATGTGGCGATGAGGAGTTTCACAGCCCAGGTAGTCCCAG GGCCAAGAAAAGCTGCTTAAGGCACACTGGCACA
- the TP53INP1 gene encoding tumor protein p53-inducible nuclear protein 1 isoform X5: MFQRLNNMLMGEINSLSSQEPEFSEKEDDEWILVDFIDACTNCSVEEADITEASVVDGSPVFSCLPSPLEHLPEASESCFIQFESCPMEESWFITPPPCFTAGGLTTIKVETSPMENLLIEHPSMSVYAVHNTCHSLNETGCGDEEFHSPGSPRAKKSCLRHTGTTGGPK, translated from the exons ATGTTCCAGAGGTTAAATAACATGCTCATGGGAGAGATTAATAGCTTGTCCAGCCAAGAGCCAGAGTTCAGTGAGAAAGAAGATGACGAGTGGATTCTGGTTGACTTTATAG ACGCTTGCACTAATTGCTCTGTGGAGGAAGCGGACATCACTGAAGCATCGGTCGTGGATGGCTCACCCGTCTTCTCTTGTTTACCGTCCCCCTTGGAACACTTGCCAGAGGCCAGCGAGTCTTGCTTCATCCAGTTTGAGTCATGTCCCATGGAGGAGAGCTGGTTTATCACCCCACCCCCATGTTTTACTGCAGGTGGATTAACCACTATCAAGGTGGAAACCAGTCCGATGGAGAACCTCCTCATAGAGCATCCCAGCATGTCTGTGTATGCTGTCCACAATACCTGTCACAGCCTTAATGAGACTGGATGTGGCGATGAGGAGTTTCACAGCCCAGGTAGTCCCAG GGCCAAGAAAAGCTGCTTAAGGCACACTGGCACA